In Pedobacter heparinus DSM 2366, the following are encoded in one genomic region:
- a CDS encoding DUF58 domain-containing protein, with translation MRNLLKKYYTDLFLSKRFFAGIGLCVSLFLFSFFLPWLADLAYLCFWIFAALVLVDGLLLYQPKKTVFVRRDLPERLSNGDDNELHIYLENFYAFGIRAGLIDEIPYQFQKRDLWFKSYLKSGTQKTITYTLRPTKRGEYIFGQLRLYVQSPVGLVVRRFNIGSEVTVPVYPSFLQLRKYELMAISHRLNEIGIKKIRRIGHSMEFDQVKNYVQGDDYRTVNWKATARKGELMVNTFTDEKSQHVYCIIDKSRSMKMPFEGLSLLDYAINASLILSNVALVKEDKAGLITIAEKTGSVVPADRRPAQLGKIMAILYKEKTRYLEMNMEALYTTVRSVLKQRSLVVFFTNFESMSALNRQLPYLKRVAKFHLLLIVFFENTELKTLTEKPVQDVEDIYIQTIAAKFAYEKKLMVKELAKHGILSILTPPEKLTINVVNRYLSIKAQQKI, from the coding sequence TTGAGAAACCTTTTAAAAAAATACTATACAGACCTGTTTCTGAGCAAAAGATTTTTTGCCGGCATTGGCCTGTGCGTAAGCCTGTTCCTGTTTTCGTTTTTTCTGCCCTGGCTGGCTGATCTGGCCTACCTGTGTTTTTGGATATTTGCAGCACTGGTACTGGTAGATGGCCTGCTGCTGTACCAGCCTAAAAAGACGGTGTTTGTGCGGAGGGACCTTCCGGAAAGGTTAAGCAACGGGGATGACAATGAGCTGCACATTTATCTGGAGAATTTCTATGCTTTTGGTATCCGGGCCGGACTTATTGACGAAATCCCTTATCAGTTCCAAAAAAGGGATCTGTGGTTTAAAAGCTATCTTAAATCGGGTACACAGAAAACCATCACCTATACTTTAAGACCAACAAAAAGGGGTGAGTATATTTTTGGGCAGCTAAGGCTGTATGTTCAATCGCCTGTTGGCCTTGTGGTACGCAGGTTCAATATCGGATCGGAAGTTACCGTTCCGGTTTATCCTTCTTTTTTACAGCTGCGCAAATACGAACTGATGGCTATATCGCACCGGTTAAATGAAATTGGGATCAAAAAGATCAGGCGTATAGGGCATAGCATGGAATTTGACCAGGTAAAGAATTATGTGCAGGGCGACGATTACCGTACAGTGAACTGGAAGGCAACAGCCAGGAAGGGCGAGCTGATGGTGAACACTTTTACCGATGAAAAATCGCAGCATGTATATTGTATCATCGATAAATCGAGATCCATGAAAATGCCTTTTGAAGGATTGAGCCTGCTGGATTATGCGATTAATGCAAGCCTTATCCTTTCCAATGTGGCCCTGGTAAAGGAAGACAAGGCAGGCCTGATCACGATAGCTGAAAAAACAGGAAGTGTGGTACCTGCAGATCGCAGACCGGCGCAGCTTGGTAAAATAATGGCTATTTTATACAAAGAAAAAACGCGGTACCTGGAAATGAATATGGAAGCGTTATATACCACGGTGCGCAGCGTATTGAAGCAGCGTAGCCTGGTTGTTTTTTTTACCAATTTCGAAAGTATGTCTGCCTTAAACCGGCAGCTTCCCTATTTAAAGCGTGTGGCAAAATTTCACCTGCTGCTCATTGTGTTTTTTGAAAATACAGAACTTAAAACCTTAACAGAAAAACCTGTGCAGGATGTAGAGGACATATACATTCAAACTATAGCAGCTAAATTTGCTTACGAAAAAAAGCTGATGGTTAAGGAACTGGCCAAACATGGGATACTGAGTATCCTTACCCCGCCCGAAAAATTAACCATAAATGTAGTGAACCGTTACCTGTCTATTAAGGCGCAGCAAAAAATCTAG
- a CDS encoding PorP/SprF family type IX secretion system membrane protein yields MRGRKRPIIVLLIMLVSLGALGQDHIYSQFFNAPIYLNPSLTGQFEGDIRMNLIYRNQWTGLSGDLSYITASADLNISKFAGGVGLMFTRSSEGTAYLVKNNAAATYSYSVGGDDFVASFGIQAGFTNRQIDWSKLVFADQIDMRLGYIPGSVSAAQPPDQDSKFFFDAAAGTNIVFRNLMVGLAVHHINKPDESFSGTVAKLPMRITANASYKIPLSPYYDYNQDEGASLIPSVVYYKQASSSSISAGAQFKYRGLNTGLWYRSASQGGPDAIVVSLIFDLFKGNRNGEKLRLGISHDATTSKINYTNTSGTTEASIGYEKYFPNSSGYNKFNGLRCYDFY; encoded by the coding sequence ATGCGCGGGAGAAAAAGACCTATAATTGTGTTGTTAATCATGCTGGTAAGCCTTGGGGCTTTAGGACAGGACCACATCTATTCCCAGTTTTTTAATGCGCCTATTTACCTGAACCCCTCATTAACCGGGCAGTTTGAAGGCGATATCAGGATGAACCTCATTTACAGAAACCAGTGGACTGGACTGAGTGGCGATCTGTCGTACATTACCGCTTCGGCCGACCTCAACATCTCTAAGTTTGCAGGCGGTGTAGGCCTCATGTTTACCCGCAGCAGCGAGGGAACCGCTTATCTGGTTAAAAATAATGCTGCCGCTACTTATTCCTACAGCGTAGGCGGCGACGATTTCGTAGCCTCATTTGGTATACAGGCCGGCTTTACCAACAGGCAGATCGATTGGAGCAAGCTCGTATTTGCCGACCAGATTGACATGCGCCTGGGCTATATTCCCGGAAGTGTATCCGCAGCACAGCCCCCTGATCAGGACAGTAAATTCTTTTTTGATGCCGCCGCTGGTACCAATATCGTATTCAGGAATTTAATGGTCGGCCTTGCCGTTCACCACATCAACAAGCCCGATGAGTCTTTTAGCGGTACAGTGGCCAAACTACCCATGCGGATCACTGCAAATGCCAGTTATAAGATTCCCCTAAGTCCCTATTACGATTATAACCAGGATGAAGGTGCTTCTCTTATCCCTTCTGTGGTTTACTATAAACAGGCCAGTTCAAGCTCTATCAGCGCAGGCGCCCAGTTCAAATACAGAGGCTTAAATACCGGCCTCTGGTACCGTAGTGCCAGCCAGGGTGGGCCGGATGCCATTGTAGTTTCCCTCATATTCGACCTCTTTAAAGGCAACAGGAATGGCGAAAAGCTAAGACTGGGCATAAGCCATGATGCCACTACCTCAAAAATCAACTATACCAATACCAGTGGTACTACTGAAGCCAGCATTGGCTACGAAAAATATTTCCCCAACAGTTCCGGTTATAACAAATTTAACGGCCTCAGGTGTTACGATTTCTATTGA
- a CDS encoding MgtC/SapB family protein, with protein sequence MENILDSNHFLTQSEVNKFLMATLLCGLIGAEREFRSKQAGLKTMIMIGLGSTLFTILSIKIGLSSHDRIASNIVTGIGFLGAGVIFKEDNQVKGLTTACVIWIVAAIGMAIGSGFYEQAVGVTLVVLLALLIFPFLEEMAERRFTKRIYRIVKRYEGESLEKYEEDIKTSKLKLSRGKQELANGIISGTWIAIGSPKNHKTFVDRMLQDKNIIAFDF encoded by the coding sequence ATGGAGAACATTCTTGACAGCAACCACTTCCTTACACAAAGTGAGGTAAACAAGTTTTTAATGGCTACCCTGCTTTGTGGCCTTATTGGCGCAGAACGGGAATTCCGAAGCAAACAGGCGGGGTTAAAAACCATGATCATGATTGGCCTGGGTTCTACTCTTTTTACCATCCTGTCCATTAAAATAGGTTTAAGCAGTCACGACCGCATCGCTTCCAATATTGTTACCGGAATTGGTTTTCTGGGTGCCGGTGTTATCTTTAAAGAGGACAACCAGGTCAAAGGCCTTACTACCGCCTGCGTCATCTGGATAGTTGCCGCCATTGGTATGGCCATAGGTTCGGGCTTTTATGAACAGGCCGTAGGCGTAACACTGGTTGTACTGCTCGCTTTACTCATCTTCCCTTTTCTGGAAGAAATGGCCGAACGCCGCTTCACCAAAAGGATATACCGCATTGTAAAACGCTATGAAGGCGAAAGTCTGGAAAAGTATGAAGAAGACATCAAGACCTCTAAGCTAAAGCTATCCCGGGGAAAACAAGAACTCGCAAACGGCATCATTAGCGGTACATGGATCGCCATTGGCAGTCCCAAAAACCATAAAACCTTTGTAGACCGAATGCTTCAGGACAAAAATATCATTGCTTTTGATTTTTAG
- a CDS encoding AAA family ATPase codes for MEAEMFNQRTDLSELNTAVEQIRTTLGNIIVGQKDTIDFLIAALLADGHVLLEGVPGVAKTLSAKLIAKSIDASFSRIQFTPDLMPSDVLGTSVFDPRSATFEYRKGPVFGHIVLVDEINRAPAKTQSALFEVMEERQVTVDGHTYLMDEPFIVLATQNPIEQEGTYRLPEAQLDRFLFKIEVKYPSLEEETAILLNQHQRKLEDELAAVKAVLSIDRIKSCRALIKALHVEPKLIEYIAKITHETRNNKSLYLGASPRASLAMVNGAKAFAAMQGRDFVTPEDVIKVAAPVLAHRIMLTPDKEMEGLTTSDVVAQIIQKIEVPR; via the coding sequence ATGGAAGCGGAAATGTTTAACCAAAGAACCGATCTTAGCGAGCTGAATACAGCAGTAGAACAAATCAGAACAACGCTGGGCAATATTATTGTGGGTCAGAAAGACACCATAGATTTTTTAATTGCCGCCTTACTGGCCGATGGGCATGTATTGCTGGAGGGTGTACCGGGCGTGGCCAAGACTTTAAGTGCCAAACTGATTGCTAAAAGTATTGATGCCTCTTTTTCCCGTATCCAGTTTACGCCCGACCTGATGCCCTCGGATGTGCTTGGGACTTCGGTGTTTGACCCCCGGTCGGCCACCTTCGAATACAGAAAAGGCCCTGTTTTTGGTCATATTGTATTGGTTGATGAGATTAACCGTGCCCCGGCAAAAACACAATCGGCCTTGTTTGAGGTGATGGAAGAGCGACAGGTGACAGTAGACGGGCATACTTATCTGATGGATGAGCCTTTTATAGTACTGGCCACCCAGAACCCTATAGAGCAGGAAGGAACTTACCGCCTGCCAGAAGCGCAGCTTGACCGTTTTTTGTTTAAAATAGAAGTAAAGTATCCGAGCCTGGAAGAAGAAACGGCTATTTTATTGAACCAGCACCAGCGTAAACTGGAGGATGAGCTGGCAGCAGTTAAAGCTGTGCTAAGCATAGACCGGATCAAATCCTGCCGGGCGCTGATCAAAGCGCTGCATGTTGAACCTAAGCTGATAGAATACATAGCAAAGATCACCCATGAAACGCGGAACAACAAATCGCTTTACCTGGGGGCCTCTCCGCGGGCCTCTCTGGCCATGGTAAATGGGGCCAAAGCTTTTGCGGCCATGCAGGGCCGTGATTTTGTGACCCCCGAGGATGTGATAAAAGTGGCTGCACCTGTGCTTGCGCACCGCATTATGCTTACGCCGGATAAAGAGATGGAGGGGCTTACCACCAGTGATGTAGTTGCCCAGATCATTCAAAAAATAGAAGTACCCAGGTAA
- a CDS encoding L-serine ammonia-lyase — MQREQISVFDIFKIGIGPSSSHTLGPWRAAQQFTASLKQKELLAQVLQVKVLLYGSLAKTGIGHGTDIATLLGLTGADPVTYDVNAIGPAIAAIKKDQLLSLAGEKLISFDYNEDMIFLFSESLPFHPNAVTFQAFLNDGKAFSETYYSIGGGFVVKEGDTGNEKEQVDLPFPIEKASELLHWCLSTGLKVSEIVMENELAWRREEETLKGILQHYTVMKDCIYRGCHTSGFLPGGLNVARRAAALNKRLMGDSAYTDYTSWVMAIRAGGNGFNYTLDWVSCFALAVNEENASFGRVVTAPTNGAAGVIPAVLQYYITFCDGFTEEKIIQFITCASEIGSIFKKGATISAAMGGCQAEIGVSSAMAAAALTECVGGSQRQVLMAAEIAMEHHLGLTCDPIGGLVQIPCIERNTMGAIKAITASQLALQSNPDKAKVSLDAVVNTMWETALDMNSKYKETSDGGLATNIPISLPEC; from the coding sequence ATGCAAAGGGAACAGATCTCGGTATTCGACATTTTTAAAATTGGCATAGGCCCATCAAGTTCACATACGCTGGGACCCTGGAGGGCAGCACAGCAATTTACGGCATCACTTAAACAAAAAGAGCTGCTGGCACAGGTACTGCAGGTAAAAGTGCTTTTATATGGCTCCCTGGCCAAGACCGGAATAGGCCATGGTACCGATATAGCTACATTACTTGGACTTACCGGTGCCGATCCGGTTACCTATGATGTAAATGCCATCGGCCCTGCCATTGCAGCAATAAAAAAAGATCAGCTATTGTCCCTTGCCGGGGAAAAGCTGATCAGCTTTGATTACAACGAAGACATGATCTTTCTTTTCTCCGAAAGCCTGCCTTTCCATCCCAATGCGGTTACTTTCCAGGCCTTCCTCAACGATGGCAAAGCTTTTTCAGAAACCTATTATTCGATAGGCGGTGGCTTTGTGGTAAAAGAAGGTGATACAGGTAATGAAAAGGAACAGGTAGACCTGCCCTTTCCGATAGAAAAGGCGAGCGAATTGCTGCACTGGTGCCTGTCTACCGGCTTAAAGGTATCAGAAATTGTGATGGAAAATGAGCTGGCCTGGCGCAGGGAAGAGGAAACCCTCAAGGGCATTTTGCAGCATTACACTGTGATGAAAGACTGTATTTACAGGGGCTGCCATACCTCAGGCTTTTTGCCCGGCGGATTAAATGTGGCCAGAAGGGCTGCTGCTTTAAATAAAAGACTGATGGGCGACAGTGCCTATACCGATTATACCAGCTGGGTAATGGCCATCAGGGCCGGGGGCAATGGTTTTAATTATACTTTAGATTGGGTAAGCTGTTTTGCGCTGGCGGTAAATGAAGAAAATGCTTCTTTTGGCCGGGTGGTAACAGCCCCAACCAACGGTGCCGCCGGGGTTATACCTGCCGTGCTTCAATATTACATCACCTTTTGTGATGGTTTTACAGAGGAGAAGATTATCCAGTTTATAACCTGCGCTTCAGAAATAGGCAGCATCTTTAAAAAAGGCGCCACCATATCGGCAGCGATGGGTGGCTGCCAGGCAGAGATCGGCGTATCTTCGGCCATGGCGGCAGCAGCTTTAACAGAGTGTGTGGGTGGCTCACAACGACAGGTATTGATGGCTGCCGAGATTGCTATGGAACACCACCTGGGCCTAACCTGCGACCCTATAGGCGGGCTGGTCCAGATCCCATGTATTGAAAGAAATACCATGGGTGCCATTAAAGCTATAACAGCCAGTCAGCTGGCTTTACAAAGCAACCCGGATAAAGCCAAGGTTAGTCTTGATGCTGTAGTAAATACCATGTGGGAAACGGCATTGGACATGAACTCCAAATACAAGGAAACATCTGATGGAGGCCTGGCGACAAACATCCCTATCAGTTTACCGGAATGCTAG